In one window of Tachypleus tridentatus isolate NWPU-2018 chromosome 2, ASM421037v1, whole genome shotgun sequence DNA:
- the LOC143244420 gene encoding uncharacterized protein LOC143244420, protein MKLQVVFVSFLTALVLASEERDASYDDKDSANGHEDFSYLSKLFDNKGNSFLSDRSNYESSEGGSSGLQKDAAFRNSDAFRSKNVSRDQFKGKDVYVRSRGIRLQKAYVFEKVISFHDIDKEKSDIDSKQGSSDDSGKSDVEAYKSYGRKDQGKHDHREASGYGREGQLSSNHSRKESANKVGAHDDHPDSNHTPTPPVDDRYLFDDRFHVDRQTPDDGRTLVDGETPDDGRTLVDGQTPDDDRTLVDGQTPDDGRTLVDGYVPVDGRYLFDDRASAYGHYPGYGRTPTYGHYPGYGRTSAYSHYPGYGRTPDYSHYQSYGRTPDYSREPAYKQSPTYSRVPANKSAPAYSSYLDNKSAPAYSSYLDNKSTPAYSRYLDNKSTPAYNRYPNSKIALVYSRYPDRKNYPSYQQAPPYSRAERFRYGSLHETAPSKIYVHGLPYLYPIYH, encoded by the coding sequence GTTGTCTTCGTTAGTTTTCTCACTGCTCTGGTGCTAGCTAGTGAAGAAAGAGATGCCAGCTACGATGACAAAGATTCTGCCAACGGACATGAAGATTTCTCTTATTTGAGTAAGCTTTTCGATAATAAAGGCAACTCCTTCCTAAGCGATCGCTCTAATTACGAAAGCTCAGAAGGTGGATCTTCTGGTCTGCAAAAAGATGCCGCTTTTAGAAATTCCGACGCCTTTCGCTCCAAAAACGTATCTCGCGACCAATTTAAAGGCAAGGATGTCTACGTTAGATCTCGTGGTATCCGTTTACAAAAGGCTTACGTTTTCGAAAAGGTGATATCTTTCCACGATATCGACAAAGAAAAGAGTGACATTGATAGTAAACAAGGTTCCAGTGACGATTCTGGAAAAAGTGATGTGGAAGCTTACAAGAGTTATGGACGAAAAGACCAAGGTAAACATGACCATCGGGAGGCATCTGGCTACGGCCGCGAGGGACAACTTAGTAGTAACCATAGTAGAAAGGAGTCTGCTAATAAAGTTGGAGCTCACGACGATCATCCTGATTCCAACCACACTCCAACCCCTCCAGTAGATGATCGTTACCTGTTCGATGATCGTTTCCATGTTGATCGTCAAACACCAGACGATGGTCGTACCTTAGTTGATGGTGAAACACCAGACGATGGTCGTACCTTAGTTGATGGTCAAACACCAGACGATGATCGTACCTTAGTTGATGGTCAAACACCAGATGATGGTCGTACCTTGGTTGATGGTTACGTCCCAGTCGATGGTCGTTATCTGTTCGATGATCGTGCCTCAGCTTATGGCCATTACCCGGGTTACGGACGCACCCCAACCTATGGCCATTATCCAGGTTATGGACGCACCTCAGCCTATAGCCATTACCCGGGTTATGGACGCACCCCAGACTATAGCCATTACCAGAGTTACGGACGCACCCCAGACTATAGCCGTGAACCAGCCTATAAACAGTCCCCGACATATAGCCGTGTCCCAGCCAACAAAAGTGCCCCAGCCTATAGCAGTTACCTAGACAACAAAAGTGCCCCAGCCTATAGCAGTTACCTAGACAACAAAAGTACCCCAGCCTATAGCCGATACCTAGACAACAAAAGTACCCCAGCCTATAACCGTTACCCAAATAGTAAAATTGCCCTAGTCTACAGCCGTTACCCAGACAGAAAAAATTACCCATCCTATCAACAGGCCCCACCCTATAGCCGTGCGGAGCGTTTCCGCTATGGTTCACTTCACGAGACAGCTCCGTCTAAAATTTATGTACATGGCTTACCTTACCTCTATCCTATCTATCACTAG